The genomic DNA CCCTTGCAGGCTTTGGAGTTTCTCGACGATGTCGATGATTTCCACGGCCGCTTTTTCGGTGGTCTGGAGTACCGCGTCCAACTGGTCCGAGGTTTCGGAAAAAAGCTCCTCGGGGTCGATGTCGGCGGTGATGGTCTTGATCTCGGTGCCGCCGCGGGCGGCTTTGACTTCCTGATAGATTTTCTTGAGGCCGCCTTGCAGGTCTTCGTTGACCCGTCGGTAGAATTCGCCTTCCAGCAAAGCCTTGGACAGGTTTCTGGCGATCTCCCTTTCTACGGAAGCGGCTATGGTCCCCTTGAGGCTGGCTACAAGCTGGTCGGAGACCTTTTCCATCAGCTCCTTCACCAATTCATCATTGCTGGTCATGCGTCTGCTCCGGGACGGCTACATTTTGGAGTTGCGAATCTGTTCCCTTTGTTCCTTGAAGACGAATTGCACTATGGCTTCCATGTCCGAGCCGCGCAGGTCCACGAATTCGAAGCGGTACAGTCCCGTGTCGGACTCTTGCTCCAGGATGCGTCCCTTGCTGCCTGCCAGGCGCAGAGGAGCCTGGCTGAGGTAGATGATGATCTCCAGGGAAGCGCCGATGTCGAATCGCTCCCTGGACCGGAACTTCACCCCGGCCGCGGATATTTCCATGACCTCCACGGGAATGGAGAAATCGGTCTTGACGGAGTCCTGGCCGAGCATGGATATGACCTGGTCGAGCTTGCGGTCCATTTCCGCGAGAAAGGTGGTCACTTCCTCGGGGAGCTTGCTCTTCTTGACGAAATCGGCCCGTGAGACAGGCTGCGGCATGGAGTCGCCAGTGAATATCTGGGGTGAATCCAGGGACTCCATGACCCGGGCCTGAGCCTTCAGCCTGACCTGTATCCTAGAGAATGAACGTTTCTCCTCACTCATGGGACCCCCTTGGCGGCTCAGGGCCTGCCGTATTCATCCATGTCGAGCGTCATGCATTTGACCGGGCAGACGCGGGTGCACATGCCGCAGGCCGAACATTTGTCCACGTCGAAGACGACCTTCAAGGTCTCGCGGTCCAGGGTCAGGGCGTCGGTGGGGCACATGGCCGTACAGACGCCGCAATGGATGCACGAGTCGTCGTTGCGGAAAATCTTGTGCGCTACCGGGGTGATGCGCACGCCGTTCTCCTTGAGGTAGCCGATGCCCTTGCGGAAGGTGTCTTCCCGGCCGGAAACCTCAAGGGTCATGGTGCCTTCGTGTCGCGGGCTGATATCCGCCTTGAGGATGTTGAAGCTCAGGTCGAACTTGCGGAGCAGGTTGCAAACCACGGGTCTGCCGGACACTTCCGGCGGAAACGAAAGATAGACGATTTTTCTGAAACCATTCTTGGTCTGGGTCATGGGATTTTCCTGAATGCCTTCATGGCACGTTCGGCGCTAGGGCCGCAATTATTTCATTTTATCCAGAGACCGTTTCGCCTGCGTGGCTTCGACGGACTTGGGAAAGTTCTGAATCACTTCCTGGAAACGCATCTTGGCCAACTCGGGCTTGCCGATGTGTTCCCAGGAGTAGCCAGCCCGGAGCAGGGCGGATTTGTACTTGGAGCTTTTTTTGTACTTCTCGATGACGTCTTCGTAGAGGATGACCGCCCGGGCGTAGTCCTTGAGCATGTAGTAGCACTGGCCCTGCCAGAAAACCGCGCTGGGCGTGAAGGCGTGTCCCTTGAAGGTGTCGGTGAACTCGGCCCAGTAAGAGCGGGCGCGTTCGTAGTTGCCGTCCTTGTACAGGGCGTATGCCTTGTCGTAGAGCGCCTTGGCCGGGTCGTTGTCGGCCTGAGGCGCGGAATCGTTCTTGTCGGCGGCAGCGGCTGTCCCCACGGCAGCGGCGGCACCGGCGGCAGCGCCGTTTTCGGCAGACTTGGCCTCGGCTTGACCCGCCAGAGGCGCATTCGCCTCGGGCGTTGCGGCGGGGAGGGCCGCAGCCATGGCCGCGTTGCGCTCTTCACGAATCTTGGGCAGATCGACCTGAAGCTGGTTCTCCATGGCGAATTCCACTTCGGAAAGCCGCCGGGCCAGATCATCCACGGTCACGGCGGAATCGGCTGCACCGACCTGCCGGTCCATGCGGATGTTCAGGTTGTCCATCTCGCCCCGCATCTTGGCGATTTCGGTGCGCAGGGACTGGATTTCGGCCCACATGTCGGCGGATCTTTCGCGGATGGGGTTGTTGGACTGCTCGATTTCTTCCTTGAGCTGCTGCCGGGATTCGGCCAGTTCGGCTTCGAGCTGGCGAATGCGGTTGCGGTCCTGCTGCCGGTCGGATTGTATGGCTTCCACGTCGGTCCTGGTGGCGCAGCCGGACAGGGCCGAGATGCTCAATATCGCCAAAAACAAGCTGAATATACAGGTCTTTTTTATCGTCATTGCAAGCTCCCTCTTTTTCTGCCGAGGAAAAGATACGTCAGAGCGCCCAGAATGGGAATGAAAATGCAAATCTGCATCCACAGGCTTTTTTCCGCCGAGGATTCGAAGTGCCGTTTCCAGACGTCCAGGATCGACCAGGCGCTAAAGGAAAAGCAGGCGCCGACGGCGATCAGCACGATGGCCCACTGGGTCGGGGTCAGGGCCGTGAAGTCTGCGAACATGATACGTTCTCCTTAGGAAGGGCGCGACGCCTTCCGGGTGTCTCCTCGGTGTATCAGCGTGGAGACGATGATGCAGCCCGCGCCCACGGTCAGGGCGCTGTCGGCCACGTTGAAGGCGGGCCAGTGATAGCTGCCCGCGTAGAAGTCGAGGAAGTCGATGACCGAACCGAGCCAGATGCGGTCGATAGCGTTGCCGACGGCTCCGCCCGCTATCATGCCCAGTCCGGAAAGCATCCAGCGGTCCTCATCCCTGGTCAGGCGGATCATATAGGCGATGACCGCCACCGCCGCCAGGGAGATAAGGATGAACAGGGGACGCTGCCAGTCGATGTTGTCGTCGTCCAGAAAACCCCAGGCCGCGCCCTTGTTGAGGACGTGGACCAGGTTGAACAGGCCGGGAATGACCTCTCTCCCGGTCCACACCGGCATGAGGTTGTGGACCAGGAGTTTGGTGATCTGGTCGAGCACCACGGTGCCCGCCGCCCATATGGCTGCCAGCTTGTACTTGTTCATGGAATCTAGGCGAGTTTCTTCAGCACCGCCGTGCAGCGCGGACATGCGTCGGGGTGGGCCGGGTCGGTGCCCAGGTTTTCGGCGATGCGCCAGCACCGTTCGCACTTTTCACCCGGCGCGGCCTCGACAGCCACTTGCAGCCCCTCGATTTCTTCACTCTCAAAGGCGTCGGCAGGAGCGTTCTCGGGCTCGTCCAGAATCAGCTTGGAGATGATGAAGAACTCGCGCGGGTCGATGTCCTCGGTGGACACCAGGTCGAGGATTTCCTCCTCGGCGTAGAGGGTCACCTGGGCGTCCAGGGACTTGCCGATGACGCGATCCTTGCGCTTGGGCTCGATGGCCTTGTTCACCTCGGACCGGACCAGGGCCAGCATTTCCCAACGGGCACGTTCCTCGCCGGACAGTTCGGGGCGGTCCGCCGCAAAGCGCAGGGCGAAGACCGTCTTGTCCTGGGGCAGGGCCCGCTTGATGGCTTCGGGCAGCGCCTGGAAGGCTTCCTCGGCGGTGAAGGACAGGACCGGAGCCATGTCTTCGAGGAGCATGAGCAGGATCTGCCAGAGCACGGTCTGGGCGGAGCGGCGCTTGAGGCCGTCCTCTTCCTCCACGTACAGGCGGTCCTTGATGATGTCGAGATAGAAGGCGGACAGGTCGACCACGCAGAGGTTGTGCAGGGTGTGGTAGACCTTGTGGAATTCGAATTCGCGGTATGCCTTGCGGATGGAATCGTGCTGGCGCACGACCATGTCCAGGGCGTAGCGGTCGAGCGGCAGCATATCGGCCACGTCCACCTTGTTCGCCGGGTCGAAGTCGTTGAGGTTCGACAGCAGGTAGCGGCAGGTGTTGCGGATGCGGCGGTATGCGTCAACAAGCCTGTTCAGGGTCTCGTCCGAGATGCGGATGTCCTCCTGATAGTTGGAGGCCGACACCCACATGCGCAGGATTTCCGCGCCGAATTTGTCGATGATCTCCTGCGGCGCAATGACGTTGCCGATGGATTTGGACATCTTGCGGCCCTCGGCGTCCACCACGTACCCGTGGGTCAGGACGGTCTTGTAGGGCGGGACGTCGCGCGTACCGACCGAAGCGAGCAGGGAGGAATGGAACCAGCCGCGATGCTGGTCGGAGCCTTCAAGATAGAGGTCCGCCGGGAAGCGGGTTTCCTTGCGCTGCTCGACCACGGCGGCATAGCTGGTGCCGGAGTCGAACCAGACGTCCAGGATGTCGGTTTCACGCCGCCAGTGGACTCCGCCGCACTTGGGGCAGGTCAGTCCCTCGGGCACGATCTCCTCCAGCGGGGCCTCGAACCAGTAGTCGCAGCCGGTTTCGTTGGCCGCGTACTTGTCGCAGATGTCATAGACCCATTTCGCGTCGAACCAGGTTTCGTCGCAGTCCTCGCAGATGAGCGCGGAGATGGGCACGCCCCAGTTGCGCTGACGGGAGATGCACCAGTCGGGCCGGTTCTCGACCATGCTGTGGATGCGCTCCTCGCCCCAGGAGGGGACCCATTTCACTTCGTTGCGAATGGCGTTGAGCGCGCGTTTGCGCAGGTCGTTCTCGTCCATGCCGATGAACCACTGGGTGGTGGCCCGGAAGATGACCGGCTGCTTGCAGCGCCAGCAGTGCGGGTAGGAGTGGGTGATCTTTTCGGAGGCCATCAGGTTGCCCAGTTCGGTCAGCTTTTCGATGACCTTGGGGTTGGCGTCCCAGACGTTCAAGCCGGCGAAGTGTTCGACTTCCTTTAGGAACTCGCCCTTGTTGTTCATGGGCGAGTAGATTTCCAGGCCGTACTTCAGGCCGGTCTCAAAGTCCTCGCGGCCATGGCCCGGAGCGGTGTGGACGCAACCCGTGCCAGTGTCGAGGGTGACGTAGTCGGCCAGGACCACGGGAGATTCGCGGTCGTAGATGGGGTGCTTGGCTTTCAGGCCCTCAAGGTCGCCGCCCCGGAACGTCGCCAGGGTCTCGAAGGATTCCCAGCCGAACTTTGCGGCGCAGGATTCGAGCAGCCCTTCGGCCAGGACGTAGAAGTCGTCTCCCGCCTTGACCAGCACGTAGTCGAAGTCCGGATGCACGGCCACGGCCATGTTGTCGGGAATGGTCCACGGGGTGGTGGTCCAGATGAGAATGTACAGCTTGGAGATGTCTACGTCGGCGATCTTCTTGAAATTCTCGTCGGCCATGGGGAAGCGGACATAGATGGACGGGGAGGTATGGTCCTCGTATTCCACTTCGGCCTCGGCCAGGGCTGTGTGGCAGTCGCAGCACCAATAGATGGGCTTCTTGCCGCGCACAACGCCGTCGCGCTCCATGAATCGGCCCAGTTCGCGGGCAGTGGCCGCCTCGTACTGGGGGTTCATGGTCATGTAGGGATCATCCCACACGCCGAACACACCGAGCCTCTTGAATTCCGCGCGCTGGGTGTCCAGCCACTTGGCCGCGTAGGAGCGGCAGATCTTGCGGATGGTGAGGGTGTCGAGTTCCTTGTTCTTCTTTTTCAGCTCCTGCTCGACCTTGTGCTCAATGGGCAGGCCGTGGCAGTCCCAGCCGGGCACGTACTCGGCCTTCTGGCCCTGGATGTTCCGGGATTTGACGATGATGTCCTTGAGGACCTTGTTCAGGGCCGTGCCCATGTGAATGTGCCCGTTGGCGTACGGAGGACCGTCGTGCAGCACGTACCTGTCGTCGGCGTCACCGGCCGCGATCATTTCATCGTAGGCCTTGGTCTCTTCCCAGAACTTGAGCATTTCGGGCTCGCGTTGCTTGAGGTTGGCCTTCATGGGGAACGAAGTTTTGGGCAGGAGCAGGGTTTTTTTGTAGTCGCTCATGGATTTTCGAGTCCTCCGGGAACCGTATATTTCTTTAGATGAAAGTGTCCATTTTTGTGAGACCGCGTAGATTGGTATAAGCCGGGCCGGAAGTCAAGCTTTGCACCGTCTGCGCGGGGCGTTGCACAATGTTTACACGGTCGGCGAAACGTGTTTTTGTTACAGGTGGATGACAAGATTCGATTCGAACAACCATGATTCAGGAGATACGATGGGAGTGCATAAACGTGAACGCGAGGCCGACGAGTTCGAGGCCAAGTATATCAAGAAAAGCTCGGCCGTCATGCTGGCGGTTCTGGGGGTGCTGGTCGGCATCTTCGTGGGCAACGCCGTAACCATGATTTATGTGGGACAACGGGACCAACGGGTGAATATGACCACCCAGGCCGTTCCCACTGAGTCGCCCGTTCCACATACGGCCGACCCGGAAGCCCTGGCCAGCCTGGAAAACGCCGCGGCCGCCGATCCGGCCAACGCCGATCTGTGGATCAAGCTCGGCAATTTCTGTTTTGACCACAACCTCCCGGCAAGGGCTGTAAACGCCTATGAGCGAGCCCTGGAACTCAGGCCCACCGAGGTCAATGTCTGGTCCGACCTGGGGGTCATGTACCGTCGTACGAAACAGTTTCAGAAGGCCGTGGATGCTTTCGGCCATGCCGCAGCTCTGGAGCCTGACCATGTAACCTCGCGGTTCAACATGGGGATTGTCTATCTGCACGATCTGAATGACAGGGACTCCGCTCTCAAGGTCTGGAAAGAAGTGCTGGCCATCAATCCCGATGCCAAATCACCCACTGGTCAGAGCGTGGCCGTCATGGTTCAAGAACTCGAAAAATAGTTAAAGTCAAACATTAAGAAAAAGGAGGCACGGTTTTCCATGCCTCCTTTTTTATTTGTCTTTTCCTTAATGCTTAAATACCGGAGCCGTGTTCGAAGGATTGCTCCAGGACGCGCGTCTGGACGATCTGCGCCCCGGCAGGAACATCCCGGACGATCCAGACGTTGCCGCCTATGACCGCTTCTCTGCCGATGGTGATTCGGCCCAGGATGGTCGCTCCCGCGTAGATGATGACATCATCCTCAACGATGGGATGGCGGGGCAGCCCCTTGATGAGCATCTCGTCCTCGCCCTTGGGGAAGCTCTTGGCCCCCAGGGTCACGCCCTGGTACACGCGGACGTTGTCGCCGATGATGCATGTCTCACCGATGACCGTGCCGGTTCCGTGGTCGATGAAAAAGGACTTGCCGATGGTCGCACCGGGATGGATGTCGATGCCCGTGTCGGAGTGGGCCATCTCGCCGATGATGCGGGGGATGATGTCCACACCGAGCTTGTACAGCTCATGGGCTATGCGGTGGTTGGTCAGGGCGCGGATGGACGGATAGCAGAAGATGGTTTCCCCGTGGGTCTTGGCCGCAGGGTCGCCAACATAGGCCGCTTCCACATCGGAAAGCAGATGTTCCCTTATTTTGGGCAGTTTGGTGATGAACTTCTTGGCGATGCTCTTTGCCCGTTTTTCGCAGTCGCTGCACCGCTCGGTCGTGGTGGCGTCGCAGACGAAGCAGTACCCACGGTTGATTTGGTCGGCGAGCTTGCGTTCCACCTGGTCCAGGGTTGCGCCGATGTAATAGGGCATGGTGTCCGGAACGATCTCGGACGGGCCGAAATAGCCGGGGAACAGGACGCAACGCAGGTCCTCGACGATCTCCCGCAGGGTCTCCACCGAGGGCATGGGGGCCTCGTCGGAAAATCTGTGCGAAGCCGGGCCGTTGTCCCCGGATTCCACGAGGAGCGCGACCACATCCGCCAACGTGTAGTCTTCACTGGTCATGGACAGCACCTCTAATCGAAGAGCGGAGTGCTCAGGTAGCGTTCGCCGGTGTCGCAGACGATGAATACGATCATCTTGCCCGCGTTTTCCTCTCGCCTCGCCAGTTTCAGGGCCGCCGCACAGTTGGCTCCGGAGGAGATGCCGGAAAGGATGCCTTCCTCGCGCATGAGCCGCTTGGCGGTTTCCACGGCTTCATCGTTCTCGATGCGCACGACTTCGTCGATGATGGCCGTGTTCAGGGCGTTGGGTACGAAACCCGCGCCAATGCCCTGGATGGCGTGCGGACCGGGTTTGCCGCCGGACAGGACTGGGGATGCATCGGGCTCAACAGCCACGGCCTTGACGCCGGGTTTTCTTTCCTTGAGGGCCTCGGCCACGCCGGTAAGGGTACCGCCCGTGCCCACGCCCGCAACGAAGATGT from Pseudodesulfovibrio thermohalotolerans includes the following:
- a CDS encoding tetratricopeptide repeat protein → MGVHKREREADEFEAKYIKKSSAVMLAVLGVLVGIFVGNAVTMIYVGQRDQRVNMTTQAVPTESPVPHTADPEALASLENAAAADPANADLWIKLGNFCFDHNLPARAVNAYERALELRPTEVNVWSDLGVMYRRTKQFQKAVDAFGHAAALEPDHVTSRFNMGIVYLHDLNDRDSALKVWKEVLAINPDAKSPTGQSVAVMVQELEK
- a CDS encoding PLD nuclease N-terminal domain-containing protein, which produces MFADFTALTPTQWAIVLIAVGACFSFSAWSILDVWKRHFESSAEKSLWMQICIFIPILGALTYLFLGRKRGSLQ
- the lspA gene encoding signal peptidase II: MNKYKLAAIWAAGTVVLDQITKLLVHNLMPVWTGREVIPGLFNLVHVLNKGAAWGFLDDDNIDWQRPLFILISLAAVAVIAYMIRLTRDEDRWMLSGLGMIAGGAVGNAIDRIWLGSVIDFLDFYAGSYHWPAFNVADSALTVGAGCIIVSTLIHRGDTRKASRPS
- a CDS encoding NIL domain-containing protein; this translates as MTQTKNGFRKIVYLSFPPEVSGRPVVCNLLRKFDLSFNILKADISPRHEGTMTLEVSGREDTFRKGIGYLKENGVRITPVAHKIFRNDDSCIHCGVCTAMCPTDALTLDRETLKVVFDVDKCSACGMCTRVCPVKCMTLDMDEYGRP
- a CDS encoding PilZ domain-containing protein; its protein translation is MSEEKRSFSRIQVRLKAQARVMESLDSPQIFTGDSMPQPVSRADFVKKSKLPEEVTTFLAEMDRKLDQVISMLGQDSVKTDFSIPVEVMEISAAGVKFRSRERFDIGASLEIIIYLSQAPLRLAGSKGRILEQESDTGLYRFEFVDLRGSDMEAIVQFVFKEQREQIRNSKM
- the ileS gene encoding isoleucine--tRNA ligase; protein product: MSDYKKTLLLPKTSFPMKANLKQREPEMLKFWEETKAYDEMIAAGDADDRYVLHDGPPYANGHIHMGTALNKVLKDIIVKSRNIQGQKAEYVPGWDCHGLPIEHKVEQELKKKNKELDTLTIRKICRSYAAKWLDTQRAEFKRLGVFGVWDDPYMTMNPQYEAATARELGRFMERDGVVRGKKPIYWCCDCHTALAEAEVEYEDHTSPSIYVRFPMADENFKKIADVDISKLYILIWTTTPWTIPDNMAVAVHPDFDYVLVKAGDDFYVLAEGLLESCAAKFGWESFETLATFRGGDLEGLKAKHPIYDRESPVVLADYVTLDTGTGCVHTAPGHGREDFETGLKYGLEIYSPMNNKGEFLKEVEHFAGLNVWDANPKVIEKLTELGNLMASEKITHSYPHCWRCKQPVIFRATTQWFIGMDENDLRKRALNAIRNEVKWVPSWGEERIHSMVENRPDWCISRQRNWGVPISALICEDCDETWFDAKWVYDICDKYAANETGCDYWFEAPLEEIVPEGLTCPKCGGVHWRRETDILDVWFDSGTSYAAVVEQRKETRFPADLYLEGSDQHRGWFHSSLLASVGTRDVPPYKTVLTHGYVVDAEGRKMSKSIGNVIAPQEIIDKFGAEILRMWVSASNYQEDIRISDETLNRLVDAYRRIRNTCRYLLSNLNDFDPANKVDVADMLPLDRYALDMVVRQHDSIRKAYREFEFHKVYHTLHNLCVVDLSAFYLDIIKDRLYVEEEDGLKRRSAQTVLWQILLMLLEDMAPVLSFTAEEAFQALPEAIKRALPQDKTVFALRFAADRPELSGEERARWEMLALVRSEVNKAIEPKRKDRVIGKSLDAQVTLYAEEEILDLVSTEDIDPREFFIISKLILDEPENAPADAFESEEIEGLQVAVEAAPGEKCERCWRIAENLGTDPAHPDACPRCTAVLKKLA
- a CDS encoding tetratricopeptide repeat protein, giving the protein MTIKKTCIFSLFLAILSISALSGCATRTDVEAIQSDRQQDRNRIRQLEAELAESRQQLKEEIEQSNNPIRERSADMWAEIQSLRTEIAKMRGEMDNLNIRMDRQVGAADSAVTVDDLARRLSEVEFAMENQLQVDLPKIREERNAAMAAALPAATPEANAPLAGQAEAKSAENGAAAGAAAAVGTAAAADKNDSAPQADNDPAKALYDKAYALYKDGNYERARSYWAEFTDTFKGHAFTPSAVFWQGQCYYMLKDYARAVILYEDVIEKYKKSSKYKSALLRAGYSWEHIGKPELAKMRFQEVIQNFPKSVEATQAKRSLDKMK
- the epsC gene encoding serine O-acetyltransferase EpsC, translated to MTSEDYTLADVVALLVESGDNGPASHRFSDEAPMPSVETLREIVEDLRCVLFPGYFGPSEIVPDTMPYYIGATLDQVERKLADQINRGYCFVCDATTTERCSDCEKRAKSIAKKFITKLPKIREHLLSDVEAAYVGDPAAKTHGETIFCYPSIRALTNHRIAHELYKLGVDIIPRIIGEMAHSDTGIDIHPGATIGKSFFIDHGTGTVIGETCIIGDNVRVYQGVTLGAKSFPKGEDEMLIKGLPRHPIVEDDVIIYAGATILGRITIGREAVIGGNVWIVRDVPAGAQIVQTRVLEQSFEHGSGI